Proteins encoded by one window of Shewanella avicenniae:
- a CDS encoding TonB-dependent receptor: protein MFKQTYLASAVLLALSSQVAFAAENDAATKEQQATDDMEVIQVVGIRSSLNKAVNLKRQNVQVVDAIVAEDIGKFPDNNVVEALQRVTGVQVTDRASGEVNNVTIRGLTDVTTTINGREMFTAAGRMLQVADIPAALLETVEVYKTRSASQLESGIAGQLDVRTQRPFNFEGSKFVMNARGVYQDQAEKTDPIVSALISNRWDSSIGEVGALLNVSYARTNYRDQNLTPGAVVPFRADNLERMFLDGYDWQPGLERGLSTAPGSTITQVGTGEEVEYVMSRDAIFQSDYTGKRERPALNLSLQWAPNDSSEYVFEAFYNGYRNESFNNILFSFVDWWGNLPAAAPEFYEGTNVIKSRGLGNPYSFTSGDLTKNQTDSYMFALGGKWDLGDNTTLKSEVVYQTSEFKSDFLAMRTDTVLPYVEVDFNDKDGVPSWGVLTGEGGETVDVADPAMWNTAQMYDRGNKSKGDALTFTLDADVYLDWGIFTKAKAGLRYDRRTSEAYTRTKEGYNQQSLAALDPSMLHTNSNFFDGEADIPTSWVTINGYELWANRDAYRDLYGFTGSSDLELAQTFDVEQTSWALYAQSDFETTLFGKRLDGQIGLRYSKADADLGFFDVDGTGELQNVTNSSSKFLPNLVARYYLTDDLQLRFAYTETLRRPEFDQMNSYVLLSPDVTNIGYGTGSAGNANLKPVESKNYDLSLEYYFGEGSSVYGTYFYRDIQGFVYSSLRRMVFNDETYIVTMPDNSSNGVLKGYEIGAVYFLENVPAWLDGFGIQASGTFLDSSQDLPNYDELGALTGYTTRDVFGVSKSSYSAVLIYEKEDYSARLSYVWRDAFLNAYEAPLFANPRGVYRRPEQSLDFQFSYNVTDDLVVTFDATNITNEMFQQYYEDQDVFNFSNSIYSRTFGLGIRYSM, encoded by the coding sequence ATGTTTAAGCAGACCTATCTAGCGAGTGCTGTTTTGTTGGCGTTGTCTAGTCAAGTTGCGTTTGCAGCTGAGAATGATGCAGCGACCAAAGAACAACAAGCCACTGATGATATGGAGGTTATCCAGGTTGTCGGTATTCGTAGCAGTTTGAACAAAGCCGTAAACCTTAAGCGTCAAAACGTGCAAGTTGTTGACGCCATCGTTGCCGAAGATATCGGTAAATTCCCAGACAACAACGTAGTTGAAGCATTGCAACGTGTAACCGGTGTGCAGGTAACTGACCGTGCTTCTGGCGAAGTTAACAATGTCACCATCCGCGGTTTAACAGACGTGACCACGACCATTAACGGTCGCGAAATGTTTACTGCTGCCGGCCGCATGCTTCAGGTTGCTGACATTCCTGCTGCACTGCTTGAAACCGTAGAAGTTTATAAAACACGCTCTGCCAGCCAGTTGGAAAGTGGTATTGCTGGTCAGTTAGATGTACGTACTCAACGTCCATTTAACTTTGAAGGTTCAAAATTTGTGATGAACGCGCGTGGCGTTTATCAAGACCAAGCAGAAAAAACTGACCCAATCGTCAGTGCCTTGATCAGTAACCGTTGGGATAGCTCAATCGGTGAAGTAGGTGCCTTGTTGAACGTTTCTTATGCCCGTACCAACTATCGTGACCAGAACTTAACGCCTGGTGCTGTAGTTCCTTTCCGTGCCGATAACCTAGAACGTATGTTCCTTGATGGTTACGATTGGCAACCGGGGTTAGAACGTGGCTTATCAACAGCCCCAGGCTCAACCATTACTCAGGTCGGCACTGGTGAGGAAGTTGAATATGTGATGTCTCGTGATGCGATCTTCCAAAGTGACTACACTGGTAAACGCGAACGTCCAGCGCTGAACTTATCATTACAATGGGCACCAAATGATAGTTCTGAGTACGTATTTGAAGCTTTCTACAACGGTTATCGCAACGAAAGTTTCAACAATATTTTGTTCTCGTTCGTTGACTGGTGGGGCAACCTACCTGCCGCGGCGCCAGAGTTCTATGAAGGGACTAACGTTATTAAGTCTCGTGGATTAGGGAACCCTTACTCATTCACTTCTGGTGACCTGACTAAGAACCAAACGGATAGCTATATGTTTGCCTTGGGCGGCAAATGGGATCTTGGTGATAACACTACCCTTAAGTCTGAAGTAGTTTATCAAACCAGTGAATTTAAAAGTGATTTCTTGGCAATGCGCACCGACACCGTACTGCCGTATGTAGAAGTTGATTTTAACGATAAAGACGGGGTGCCTTCATGGGGCGTACTGACAGGGGAAGGTGGTGAGACTGTTGACGTAGCAGATCCTGCTATGTGGAACACAGCTCAAATGTACGACCGGGGTAATAAATCTAAAGGTGATGCGTTGACCTTTACCTTAGATGCCGATGTTTACCTCGATTGGGGCATTTTCACCAAGGCTAAAGCAGGTCTGCGCTATGACCGTCGTACCTCTGAGGCTTATACTCGCACGAAGGAAGGTTATAATCAGCAGAGCTTGGCAGCACTTGACCCAAGCATGCTGCATACCAATAGCAACTTCTTCGATGGCGAAGCTGATATTCCTACTTCATGGGTAACTATTAATGGTTATGAGTTGTGGGCTAATCGTGATGCGTATCGTGACTTGTATGGCTTTACAGGTTCTTCCGATTTAGAACTCGCGCAAACCTTCGACGTTGAACAAACCTCTTGGGCCTTGTATGCCCAATCAGATTTTGAGACAACGCTGTTTGGTAAACGTCTTGATGGTCAAATTGGTCTGCGTTATAGCAAGGCAGATGCAGATTTGGGTTTCTTCGATGTTGATGGCACGGGTGAACTGCAAAACGTGACTAACAGCAGTAGCAAATTTTTGCCTAACTTGGTTGCGCGCTATTATCTGACCGACGACCTGCAACTACGCTTTGCTTATACTGAGACATTGCGCCGCCCTGAATTTGATCAGATGAACAGCTATGTTCTTTTGTCTCCAGATGTAACTAACATCGGCTATGGCACTGGTTCAGCCGGTAACGCTAATCTGAAACCTGTAGAATCTAAGAACTACGACCTATCGTTGGAATACTATTTCGGTGAAGGTAGCTCAGTTTATGGTACTTACTTCTACCGTGATATTCAGGGCTTTGTATACAGCTCACTGCGTCGTATGGTGTTCAATGACGAAACCTATATTGTAACCATGCCAGATAACTCCTCTAACGGGGTATTGAAAGGTTATGAAATCGGCGCCGTTTACTTCCTAGAAAACGTGCCAGCATGGCTAGACGGTTTTGGTATCCAAGCAAGCGGTACGTTCTTGGATTCATCCCAAGACCTACCTAACTATGATGAATTAGGTGCGTTGACCGGTTATACCACTCGAGATGTATTTGGCGTGTCTAAGTCTTCATACAGTGCCGTATTGATTTATGAAAAAGAAGATTACAGTGCGCGTTTGTCTTATGTATGGCGTGATGCATTCTTAAATGCTTATGAAGCGCCGTTGTTTGCAAACCCACGTGGTGTATATCGTCGTCCAGAGCAGAGCTTGGACTTCCAGTTCAGCTATAACGTTACTGACGACTTGGTGGTGACCTTTGATGCAACTAACATCACCAATGAAATGTTCCAGCAATACTATGAAGACCAAGATGTATTCAACTTCAGTAATTCTATCTATAGCCGCACCTTCGGTTTAGGTATTCGTTACTCAATGTAA
- a CDS encoding MFS transporter yields the protein MSSFKLSTFEKVGFGAGDMAVNVVISSFFLIISFFYTDIFGLKPTDMGLMFLIVRILDGIADPLMGMVTDKVTTRWGRYRPYLLFLSVPFGISIFLTFSTPDFDYNLKLAYAYATYTLVTLMFTGVTIPYISLIGVLTDDPKERLSANGYRLFFAKIAAFLVSIVVPKLADSPIWDGDKALGYKVAMGIMALLGIALLMFCFFSTKERLEHHVDPKPITSQMKHLFRNDQMMILCGVCLLGTVGYVIRNSIAIYYAQYYLNTDKGMFLGTGVIAAILAMVASTWITKRYCKLKLFRYSQMAVGVISALMFFMVGGPDDVVTAFVLYFLLSFVVDLHAPVFWSAIVEAVDYGEVKTGERVAGLAFGGISFFQKAGMGVAGAVVGWLLTQFGYVADQAQSATSLLGLSLMLTVIPGVFHFINGALMMKYHITDEAYRELLTHLDVHFEESNETQDEVAPAQPNLVTEAK from the coding sequence ATGAGTTCGTTCAAGTTGTCAACGTTTGAGAAAGTCGGTTTTGGTGCCGGTGACATGGCGGTTAACGTCGTGATATCGTCATTTTTCCTGATTATCTCTTTCTTTTATACCGATATTTTTGGTCTTAAACCCACCGACATGGGTTTAATGTTTTTGATTGTACGTATTTTAGATGGTATCGCTGACCCGTTAATGGGCATGGTGACTGATAAAGTCACTACGCGCTGGGGACGGTATCGTCCTTATCTGCTGTTCCTCTCAGTTCCTTTTGGTATTTCAATCTTCTTGACGTTCAGTACGCCGGACTTTGATTACAACCTGAAACTGGCGTACGCCTACGCAACTTACACGCTGGTAACCTTGATGTTTACCGGGGTGACCATTCCGTACATCTCATTAATTGGGGTGTTGACCGACGATCCTAAAGAACGTTTGTCTGCCAACGGTTATCGCTTATTCTTCGCAAAAATTGCGGCGTTCTTGGTCTCTATTGTGGTACCAAAACTGGCGGACTCGCCAATTTGGGACGGTGACAAAGCGCTAGGCTACAAAGTGGCGATGGGCATTATGGCGCTGTTGGGAATCGCGCTGCTGATGTTCTGCTTCTTCTCGACCAAAGAACGTTTAGAACACCATGTTGACCCTAAACCGATTACCAGCCAAATGAAGCATCTGTTCCGAAACGACCAGATGATGATCCTTTGTGGCGTGTGTTTGTTGGGAACTGTGGGCTACGTAATCCGTAACTCTATCGCGATCTACTACGCACAATATTACCTGAACACCGATAAAGGCATGTTCTTAGGCACTGGGGTTATCGCCGCGATTCTGGCAATGGTCGCCTCTACTTGGATCACCAAACGCTACTGTAAACTGAAACTGTTCCGCTACAGCCAAATGGCCGTTGGTGTGATCAGTGCGCTGATGTTCTTTATGGTCGGCGGCCCTGATGATGTGGTGACCGCGTTTGTATTGTACTTCCTGCTGTCATTTGTCGTGGATCTGCATGCGCCAGTCTTCTGGTCTGCCATTGTGGAAGCGGTGGACTACGGTGAAGTGAAAACCGGTGAACGCGTAGCAGGCTTAGCATTTGGTGGTATCTCATTCTTCCAAAAAGCGGGTATGGGTGTTGCCGGTGCGGTTGTCGGCTGGTTGTTGACTCAATTCGGCTATGTGGCTGACCAAGCGCAATCTGCCACGTCTTTGCTTGGTTTGTCGCTGATGCTGACCGTGATCCCTGGGGTATTCCACTTCATTAACGGTGCATTGATGATGAAGTATCACATCACTGACGAAGCCTATCGTGAATTGTTGACCCACTTGGATGTGCATTTTGAAGAGTCAAATGAGACTCAAGACGAGGTTGCACCAGCACAACCTAACTTAGTTACTGAGGCAAAATAA
- a CDS encoding TonB-dependent receptor: MMFKHTTLASAIFLAISSQAVYAAEDAAADAATQQAAADDIEVIQVVGIRSSLNKSVNLKRQNVQVVDAIVAEDIGKFPDNNVVEALQRVTGVQVTDRASGEVNTVSIRGLTDVTTTVNGRKMFTAAGQQVAVADIPASLLESVEVFKTRSASQLASGLAGQIDIRTHRPFNFDGAKVVVNARGVYSDQADKTDPSLSALLSNRWDSSIGEVGALLNVSYTRSNYRDQNVTSGAVVPFYAGTAGEHGFGTQYERMFSGWPMGLDNGVPFQLGANGELPTFDLTDGDGNVYQQGVPYILSRDAVFQNDYTGKRDRPAVNLSLQWAPNDTSEYLFEAFYNGYRNESFNSMLFSYADWWGNLDYDAPMEFYDGTNVVKSRIVANPAAWSSGDYSKQSTDSYVFALGGKWDISSDLQLKSELVYQTSKFKTDFIAMRANAIGLPNVAVDFNDGSGIPSWAIVENDYATRVDLTQTQWNYGTLYDNGGEDQGDSIQFTLDGDYYLDYSIFTKAKFGIRYENRGATTKTRGVDNGNYIHHDGEQLSDELAYANPYFFDGEGDVPTSWIVPHGPSLFANRAYYREFFGLPADKLALRKVFDITEKTYEAYFQSDYETELLGKRVDGQIGVRYTRTENDLKFMRYESDLPNEANVLTATDTGSGSNDKFLPNFIARLWLTDDLVARFAYTQTLRQPEFNQLNPNVVYTKNLAGGTNQTETRGNAAGGNPDLQPVESKNYDLSLEYYFGNGSSVYGTWFSRDINGFTYDSLVLERDHIEPGETEAYDYIVRRPGNTSNGKLEGYELGAVYFPEGLPSWLDGIGTQLSATFLDSSQDIPQFNTETGELLGYNTRDMFGVSDKSYSAVLIYDKESFSARLSYVWRDAFLAGYDGTTFASPRGIYRRPEKSLDLSLSYNVTDDLVVTFDATNITNELFQSYYEYEDMYNYGTGLYSRTFAFGVRYSF, translated from the coding sequence ATGATGTTTAAACACACCACATTGGCCAGCGCTATTTTTTTAGCGATCAGCAGCCAAGCCGTTTATGCAGCGGAAGATGCCGCCGCTGACGCAGCTACTCAACAAGCTGCCGCCGACGATATCGAAGTGATCCAAGTGGTCGGTATTCGTAGCAGTCTTAATAAGTCCGTTAACCTTAAGCGCCAAAACGTGCAGGTGGTTGATGCGATCGTCGCCGAAGATATCGGTAAATTCCCCGATAACAACGTAGTTGAAGCGCTGCAACGGGTCACTGGGGTGCAGGTAACTGACCGTGCCTCGGGTGAAGTGAATACCGTGAGTATTCGTGGTTTGACTGACGTCACCACTACAGTCAACGGCCGCAAAATGTTTACTGCGGCAGGGCAGCAGGTGGCTGTTGCCGATATTCCAGCATCACTGCTGGAAAGCGTTGAAGTGTTCAAAACCCGTAGCGCCAGTCAGTTAGCCAGCGGTTTGGCCGGCCAAATTGATATTCGTACCCATCGCCCATTTAACTTCGATGGCGCTAAAGTGGTGGTCAACGCGCGCGGCGTTTACTCAGATCAAGCAGATAAAACCGATCCTTCACTAAGTGCGCTACTGAGCAATCGTTGGGATTCATCCATTGGTGAAGTCGGTGCCTTGTTGAACGTCTCTTATACCCGTTCAAACTATCGTGACCAAAACGTCACATCAGGTGCGGTTGTACCTTTCTACGCAGGGACTGCGGGTGAACATGGTTTTGGCACCCAATATGAGCGGATGTTTAGCGGTTGGCCAATGGGATTGGATAACGGCGTGCCGTTTCAACTGGGCGCGAATGGTGAGTTGCCTACCTTTGATTTAACCGATGGTGATGGCAACGTTTACCAACAAGGCGTGCCGTACATTTTGTCGCGCGATGCCGTGTTCCAAAACGACTACACCGGCAAGCGTGATCGCCCCGCGGTTAACCTGTCGCTGCAATGGGCGCCGAACGATACCTCAGAATATCTGTTTGAAGCCTTCTACAACGGTTATCGCAACGAAAGCTTTAACTCGATGTTGTTCAGCTATGCCGATTGGTGGGGCAACCTCGACTATGATGCGCCAATGGAATTCTACGATGGCACTAACGTGGTGAAATCTCGTATTGTCGCCAATCCTGCCGCTTGGAGTTCTGGCGACTATTCCAAACAAAGTACCGATAGCTATGTGTTCGCTTTGGGTGGCAAGTGGGATATCTCTTCCGATCTGCAGTTGAAGTCTGAACTGGTGTATCAAACCAGTAAGTTCAAAACTGACTTTATCGCAATGCGTGCTAATGCCATCGGCCTACCAAACGTCGCAGTCGACTTTAATGATGGTAGCGGTATTCCAAGTTGGGCGATTGTGGAAAATGACTACGCGACTCGCGTTGACTTGACCCAAACTCAGTGGAATTACGGCACCTTGTACGACAATGGTGGCGAAGATCAAGGCGATTCAATTCAGTTCACCTTAGATGGTGACTATTACCTCGATTACAGCATCTTCACCAAAGCCAAGTTTGGTATTCGTTACGAAAACCGTGGCGCAACCACCAAAACTCGCGGTGTGGATAACGGCAACTATATTCACCATGATGGCGAACAGCTGAGTGATGAGTTGGCGTACGCCAATCCATACTTCTTTGATGGTGAAGGTGATGTGCCAACCAGCTGGATTGTGCCTCATGGCCCAAGCCTATTTGCTAATCGCGCTTATTACCGTGAATTCTTCGGTTTGCCAGCGGATAAGTTAGCGCTGCGTAAAGTGTTCGATATCACTGAAAAAACCTACGAAGCTTATTTCCAATCTGACTATGAAACTGAGCTGCTGGGTAAACGTGTCGATGGTCAAATTGGTGTGCGTTATACCCGCACCGAAAACGACTTGAAGTTTATGCGCTATGAAAGTGATCTTCCAAATGAAGCCAATGTGCTTACCGCCACTGATACCGGCAGCGGCAGCAATGATAAATTCCTGCCTAACTTTATCGCCCGTTTGTGGTTGACCGATGATTTGGTGGCGCGTTTTGCTTACACCCAAACGCTACGCCAACCTGAGTTCAACCAATTGAACCCGAACGTGGTATACACCAAAAACTTAGCCGGTGGTACTAACCAAACTGAAACACGTGGTAACGCTGCGGGCGGTAACCCCGATCTGCAACCAGTTGAGTCTAAAAACTATGACCTGTCTTTAGAGTACTATTTCGGCAATGGTAGCTCTGTTTATGGCACTTGGTTCAGTCGTGATATTAACGGCTTTACCTATGACTCATTGGTGTTGGAGCGCGATCATATTGAGCCGGGTGAAACTGAAGCGTATGACTATATTGTGCGCCGTCCAGGTAACACCTCAAACGGTAAGCTAGAAGGTTATGAGCTGGGGGCGGTTTACTTCCCAGAAGGTTTGCCAAGCTGGTTAGATGGTATCGGTACTCAGTTGAGCGCAACCTTCTTAGATTCATCGCAAGATATTCCGCAGTTTAATACTGAGACCGGTGAACTACTCGGCTACAACACCCGCGATATGTTCGGCGTGTCTGACAAGTCGTACAGTGCAGTGCTGATTTACGATAAAGAATCGTTTAGTGCGCGTTTGTCTTATGTATGGCGTGATGCTTTCTTGGCGGGCTACGATGGCACCACCTTCGCCAGCCCTCGTGGTATCTACCGTCGTCCAGAGAAGAGCTTAGATTTATCGCTAAGCTATAACGTGACCGATGACTTGGTGGTGACCTTCGATGCCACGAATATCACCAACGAACTGTTCCAGTCCTACTATGAATATGAAGACATGTACAACTATGGCACTGGCTTATACAGCCGCACGTTTGCCTTTGGGGTACGTTACAGCTTCTAA